The Corynebacterium renale genome includes a region encoding these proteins:
- a CDS encoding YeeE/YedE thiosulfate transporter family protein: MLLSGLVVGALLGVVMQRGRFCVTGFLRDIFLNKTWRTFIALLIVISVHAIGLTALTQTGIISPEDTTFRPLAVVIGGTIFGMGIILAGGCASGTWYRSAEGLVGSWIALVFYGLSAAAMKGGALDWLNSALRSWDTGWTTLPQATGLSPWIFTIALSLATLVAANRFLKKEASSPKPASLYSGWKRPLHVYLAAVLIGVLGVIAWPLSAATGRNDGLGITSPTANLTTYVTTGEGARVDWGVMLVLGILVGAFIAAKATGEFRVRVPSAVQAVRSVAGGTMMGVGAAAAGGCTVGNGMVQTSLFSFQGWIALAFIAFGVWAGGKLWLKPTVHDAPEPQADPGAPARIATTPQATPQTGPAITSAVGVITLDNPKTTKAKQVAPHTYYLDSMGAVCPFPLIDTKTIMKELDPGDELIIKFDCTQATEAIPRWAAEDGHTVTDFEQLDDASWTMTVKKGA; this comes from the coding sequence CTCTTGGGCGTCGTCATGCAGCGCGGACGATTCTGCGTCACCGGATTCTTACGCGACATCTTCCTGAACAAGACGTGGCGGACATTCATTGCCCTGCTCATCGTCATCTCCGTCCATGCGATTGGTTTAACAGCATTGACACAGACGGGCATCATCAGCCCCGAAGACACCACCTTCCGCCCGCTGGCAGTGGTCATCGGTGGCACCATCTTCGGCATGGGCATCATTCTGGCCGGTGGCTGCGCATCCGGTACCTGGTACCGCTCCGCGGAAGGCCTTGTCGGCTCGTGGATTGCGCTTGTCTTTTACGGTCTCTCCGCTGCGGCAATGAAAGGTGGTGCCCTGGACTGGCTGAATTCGGCCTTGCGCTCCTGGGACACTGGGTGGACCACCTTGCCACAGGCCACCGGGCTTTCCCCGTGGATCTTCACCATTGCGTTGAGTCTTGCCACGCTGGTGGCCGCGAACCGCTTCCTCAAGAAGGAAGCATCGTCGCCTAAGCCTGCGTCCTTGTACTCAGGATGGAAGCGGCCCCTGCATGTTTACCTCGCGGCGGTACTCATCGGTGTACTCGGCGTGATTGCCTGGCCGCTTTCTGCGGCCACCGGGCGCAATGACGGCCTCGGCATCACCTCGCCGACCGCCAACCTGACAACCTACGTCACCACCGGTGAGGGAGCCCGCGTGGATTGGGGCGTCATGCTCGTCCTGGGCATCCTGGTCGGCGCGTTCATCGCAGCGAAGGCCACCGGCGAATTTCGCGTCCGCGTCCCGTCCGCAGTGCAGGCCGTGCGCTCGGTTGCTGGTGGCACGATGATGGGGGTCGGCGCCGCAGCAGCCGGTGGCTGCACCGTCGGTAACGGTATGGTGCAGACCTCGCTGTTTAGCTTCCAGGGCTGGATCGCCTTGGCGTTCATCGCCTTCGGTGTGTGGGCTGGTGGCAAGCTGTGGCTCAAGCCCACGGTCCACGATGCGCCGGAACCCCAGGCAGATCCAGGTGCGCCGGCACGTATTGCCACTACACCGCAGGCCACACCGCAGACGGGCCCCGCGATTACCAGTGCGGTCGGCGTCATCACCTTGGACAACCCTAAGACCACCAAGGCCAAGCAGGTGGCCCCGCACACCTACTATCTGGACTCCATGGGTGCTGTGTGCCCGTTCCCACTCATCGACACCAAGACGATCATGAAGGAACTGGACCCCGGCGACGAACTCATCATCAAGTTCGACTGCACCCAGGCCACCGAGGCTATTCCACGCTGGGCAGCCGAGGACGGTCACACCGTCACCGACTTTGAACAGCTCGACGACGCTTCCTGGACCATGACGGTCAAGAAGGGCGCCTAG
- a CDS encoding bile acid:sodium symporter family protein: MSSQIPDAGALKSPATAEKDKSSTLVVLGFPLFILAGTGLAFMSPATFIPLTNYTTYFLMGIMFAMGLTLTIPDFKVIAQRPLPVFLGVLAQFVIMPCLALFVGWLLGLGPGLAVGLLMLGSVPGGTASNVITYLARGDVALSVAMTSVSTMVSPLMTPLLMLWLAGQRTEVNGADMAWSLLETVLLPVIAGLILRFYADRFVTRIEPALPWISIIGIGGVVFGAVGANAERLAQVGLIVFVAVLLHNLLGYVLGYFTGKLFRLPEASNRTMAVEIGTQSAGLASAMAGRFFSPEAAIPGAVAAVLHNITGAIYAAVMRSRPLEKPRPAAVAPAEKSASEPTRVQ; the protein is encoded by the coding sequence ATGTCCTCTCAGATTCCAGACGCGGGCGCACTCAAGTCTCCCGCAACCGCAGAAAAAGATAAATCCTCCACGCTGGTCGTCCTCGGCTTCCCCCTGTTCATCCTCGCGGGTACCGGCCTTGCATTTATGTCGCCTGCGACGTTTATCCCGCTGACGAACTACACCACCTATTTCCTCATGGGCATCATGTTCGCCATGGGGCTGACCCTGACGATTCCCGACTTTAAGGTCATCGCGCAGCGCCCACTACCCGTGTTCCTTGGTGTTCTTGCGCAGTTCGTGATCATGCCGTGTCTGGCGCTGTTCGTCGGTTGGCTGCTGGGGCTCGGGCCTGGGCTTGCTGTTGGTCTACTCATGCTGGGCTCTGTCCCCGGCGGTACGGCCTCGAACGTGATTACTTACCTGGCGCGTGGCGACGTCGCCCTGTCGGTCGCCATGACCTCCGTTTCTACGATGGTTTCCCCGCTGATGACGCCCCTGCTTATGCTGTGGCTGGCCGGCCAACGCACTGAGGTCAACGGCGCGGACATGGCGTGGTCCCTCCTGGAAACCGTCCTGCTGCCCGTTATCGCCGGCCTGATCCTGCGCTTCTACGCGGATCGCTTCGTCACAAGGATCGAACCAGCTCTGCCGTGGATCTCCATCATCGGTATCGGTGGCGTGGTCTTCGGCGCTGTCGGCGCGAACGCTGAGCGCTTGGCGCAGGTTGGGCTCATCGTCTTTGTTGCTGTCTTGCTGCACAATCTCCTGGGATACGTCTTGGGCTATTTCACCGGCAAACTGTTCCGCTTACCGGAAGCCTCTAACCGCACTATGGCAGTAGAAATTGGCACCCAGTCCGCTGGCCTGGCGTCTGCGATGGCGGGCCGATTCTTCAGCCCCGAGGCTGCAATTCCCGGTGCCGTCGCGGCGGTCCTGCACAATATCACCGGCGCAATTTATGCCGCAGTGATGCGTTCCCGTCCGCTGGAAAAGCCCCGGCCCGCCGCAGTTGCGCCAGCGGAGAAGTCCGCTTCGGAACCTACCCGGGTACAGTAA